One Cryptomeria japonica chromosome 9, Sugi_1.0, whole genome shotgun sequence genomic window carries:
- the LOC131045755 gene encoding peroxidase 25 — protein sequence MAMGIVFKGVLQFLAFSLGVFVLAGAQGTKVGFYSSTCPKAESIVTSTVKTHFNADQTIAAGLLRLFFHDCFVQGCDASILITGPSAEKNSLTNLGLRGFEVVEDAKTQVEAACPGVVSCADILALASRDAVVLSTGPTWDVPTGRRDGLVSSSSDAANLPTPADSVTVQKQKFADKGLTTEDLVTLVGAHTIGQTDCQFFSYRLYNFTTTGNADPTISSSYLSQLQSLCPSGGDGSKRVALDKGSQLNFDDSFFKNVRDGNAVLESDQRLWGDASTKSVVQKYAGTIRGVLGVRFDLAFAKAMVKLSNVGVKTGSDGEIRKVCSAFN from the exons ATGGCAATGGGCATAGTTTTTAAGGGAGTATTGCAATTTCTGGCCTTCTCGTTGGGTGTTTTTGTATTGGCAGGAGCTCAGGGAACCAAAGTTGGGTTCTATTCCTCCACTTGTCCAAAGGCCGAATCCATTGTTACGTCCACCGTCAAGACACATTTCAATGCTGATCAAACAATTGCAGCTGGCCTGCTAAGGCTTTTCTTCCACGACTGCTTTGTTCAA GGTTGTGATGCGTCCATATTGATCACTGGTCCATCTGCAGAGAAAAACTCGCTGACTAATCTGGGGTTACGTGGGTTTGAGGTTGTGGAGGATGCCAAAACACAGGTAGAAGCTGCGTGCCCAGGAGTCGTCTCTTGTGCTGACATTCTTGCCCTTGCTTCTCGAGATGCCGTTGTGCTG AGCACGGGACCAACGTGGGATGTACCGACTGGTAGAAGAGACGGCTTAGTTTCATCTTCCTCAGACGCTGCCAATCTCCCAACACCTGCTGATTCTGTCACCGTCCAGAAACAGAAATTCGCTGACAAAGGCCTCACGACCGAAGATCTTGTAACTCTCGTTG GAGCCCATACGATTGGACAAACAGATTGCCAGTTCTTCAGCTACAGACTGTACAACTTTACGACGACAGGGAACGCTGACCCTACCATCAGCAGCTCATATCTCTCTCAACTGCAGTCACTCTGCCCCTCCGGCGGCGACGGTTCGAAGCGCGTGGCTCTGGACAAGGGCAGCCAGTTGAACTTCGATGACAGCTTCTTTAAGAATGTGAGGGACGGCAATGCAGTGCTAGAGTCAGATCAGAGATTGTGGGGCGACGCCTCCACCAAAAGCGTAGTTCAAAAGTATGCGGGCACCATAAGAGGAGTGCTGGGCGTCAGATTTGATTTGGCTTTTGCTAAGGCCATGGTCAAATTGAGTAACGTCGGTGTGAAAACTGGGAGTGATGGCGAGATTCGCAAAGTCTGTTCTGCCTTCAATTGA